One stretch of Vibrio kanaloae DNA includes these proteins:
- a CDS encoding BCCT family transporter, which produces MSNLTQVANENINAESTSIDFNKAQSLGEKLELGNPVFWLSGSFLTLFVILAFTNTSVLSELVNTGFSYSTEWFGAFWQVLLLLNFIIGLVLALGRTGHVRLGTLALPEMTTFKWMSIVLCTLLAGGGVFWAAAEPIAHFVSAPPLYGNTDPQAMALNALSQSFMHWGFLAWAILGGLSSIVLMYLHYEKGLPLKPRTLLYPVLGDKAINSWVGNVVDACSIVAVAAGTIGPIGFLGLQISYALSELFGISDSFATQSVVVLFAISMYTLSALSGVNKGIQLVSRYNIILSVCLIGYILVVGPTSFIIDGYLQGLGATVDNFIPMALYRQDTAWLGGWTVFFWGWFLGYGPMMAIFIARISRGRTIRQMIVSISIVAPLVTCFWFSIVGGSGLAFELENPGVISSAFEGFNLPAVLLAITGQLPFPTLISILFLVLTTTFIVTTGDSMTYTISVVMTGTTEPNAAVRTFWGIIMGAVAIALISMGAGGISALQSFIVITAVPVSFILLPCLWHAPKIAKQMARDQGIA; this is translated from the coding sequence TTGTCATCCTCGCCTTTACCAACACCTCCGTGTTGTCCGAACTTGTTAACACCGGCTTTAGCTACTCTACAGAGTGGTTCGGTGCTTTCTGGCAAGTCCTTCTACTTCTCAATTTCATTATCGGCTTAGTGCTTGCACTAGGGCGTACAGGTCATGTTCGTTTAGGAACGCTTGCCCTACCTGAAATGACAACCTTCAAATGGATGTCTATCGTCCTATGTACGCTGCTCGCTGGCGGTGGCGTATTCTGGGCCGCTGCAGAACCTATTGCGCACTTCGTATCCGCCCCACCACTATATGGCAACACTGATCCTCAAGCGATGGCATTAAACGCGTTATCGCAATCGTTTATGCACTGGGGTTTTCTTGCATGGGCTATATTAGGTGGCCTGTCTTCTATTGTACTTATGTACCTACACTACGAAAAAGGCTTGCCGCTAAAACCTCGTACTCTTCTGTACCCTGTACTTGGCGACAAAGCTATCAACAGCTGGGTTGGCAATGTTGTGGATGCATGTAGCATCGTGGCAGTCGCTGCCGGTACTATCGGTCCAATCGGCTTCCTTGGCCTACAGATCAGCTACGCACTGAGCGAACTGTTTGGTATTTCAGACAGCTTTGCCACTCAAAGCGTGGTTGTCCTGTTCGCAATCTCAATGTACACGCTTTCTGCATTAAGCGGCGTGAACAAAGGCATCCAACTGGTTAGCCGTTACAACATCATTCTATCGGTTTGCCTGATCGGCTACATTCTTGTGGTTGGCCCTACTAGCTTCATCATTGATGGCTACCTTCAGGGCCTTGGTGCGACGGTTGATAACTTCATCCCAATGGCACTTTACCGTCAAGATACTGCTTGGCTCGGTGGCTGGACAGTTTTCTTCTGGGGTTGGTTCTTGGGTTATGGCCCTATGATGGCGATCTTCATCGCTCGTATTTCACGTGGCCGTACTATCCGCCAAATGATCGTTTCTATAAGCATCGTTGCACCGCTTGTTACGTGTTTCTGGTTCAGCATCGTTGGTGGTAGTGGTTTAGCTTTTGAACTAGAGAATCCAGGTGTAATTTCTAGCGCGTTCGAAGGCTTCAACCTTCCTGCGGTTCTACTCGCAATCACAGGACAACTGCCGTTCCCTACTTTGATTTCGATTCTGTTTTTGGTCCTGACGACCACGTTTATCGTAACAACAGGTGACTCAATGACTTACACCATCAGTGTGGTAATGACAGGCACAACGGAACCGAACGCAGCGGTACGTACCTTCTGGGGTATCATCATGGGTGCTGTAGCTATTGCGCTTATCTCAATGGGTGCAGGTGGCATCTCGGCTCTACAGTCATTCATTGTGATCACGGCCGTTCCTGTTTCATTCATCTTGTTGCCGTGCTTATGGCACGCACCGAAGATCGCTAAACAGATGGCAAGAGATCAAGGCATCGCTTAA